GGCGCGATCAGTTGGAGGATTATGCCGCCCGGCGGGGCGTCGATCTGTCCACCGCCGAACGCTGGCTGCGCCCCAATCTCGATTGACCCGGGCGCAGGGATCGCGCAGGGAACGAACCGTCGATCGGGGAAGCGATTCCCCGGGAACGTCGCGCGGGAGAGATCGCGGGCCTTGCGGCTCGCGGCGCCGAAGGAGCAACCGCCCCGGAAACTCTCAGGCACCCGGACCGCGCGCCGGATGACACTCTGGAAAGTGTCCTGTGCAAGCGGGGCCACCGAAGGTGTAAGCCGGCATTGCCGGTCAGGCTCTCAGGTTTCCCGACAGAGGGGGCAGGTGGAACGGCGCTTCGCAGCGAGGCGTCGCCATGCCAGTCGGGACGATAGATGAGCGAATCCGAAGACAACGCAGAACCTGCGAAACTGCCTCTCGATGCATGGCATCGCGGGCAGGGCGCACGCATGGTGCCCTTCGCCGGGTACGAAATGCCGATTCAGTATGAAGGGATCGTGGCCGAACACGAATGGACCCGCGCCCATGCCGGCCTGTTCGATGTCAGCCATATGGGCCAGCTGCTCGTCAGCGGCGAAGATGCGGCCCAGGCGCTGGAGGCGCTGTTGCCCGGCGATATTGCCGCGCTGAAACCGGGGCGGCTGCGCTATTCGCTGCTGCTGGACGAGAATGGCGGCATTCTCGACGACCTGATGGTGACCAATGTTACTGCCGAAGGCGGCGAGCCGACTTATTATCTGGTCGTCAACGGCGCGACCAAGTGGGACGACATTGCCCATTTGCGGGAACATCTGCCCGATGAAATCACCCTGACCCATCTGGAGGATCAGGCCCTGCTGGCAGTGCAGGGGCCGGAAGCGGCAACGGCCCTGCGCCGCGTGTTCCGTGATGCCATCGGCGATCTGCGCTTCATGCAGGGCACCAGCTTCGAATTCGGTGAGATCGAGATCGGCATAAGCCGGTCGGGCTATACCGGCGAGGATGGCTTCGAGCTGTCGGTGCCGGCCGAACACGCCGAAACGATTGCCGGGCGTCTGTGCGCCGAGATCGAGATCAAGCCCATCGGCCTTGGCGCGCGCGATTCGCTGCGCCTGGAAGCGGG
The nucleotide sequence above comes from Pelagerythrobacter marensis. Encoded proteins:
- the gcvT gene encoding glycine cleavage system aminomethyltransferase GcvT; amino-acid sequence: MSESEDNAEPAKLPLDAWHRGQGARMVPFAGYEMPIQYEGIVAEHEWTRAHAGLFDVSHMGQLLVSGEDAAQALEALLPGDIAALKPGRLRYSLLLDENGGILDDLMVTNVTAEGGEPTYYLVVNGATKWDDIAHLREHLPDEITLTHLEDQALLAVQGPEAATALRRVFRDAIGDLRFMQGTSFEFGEIEIGISRSGYTGEDGFELSVPAEHAETIAGRLCAEIEIKPIGLGARDSLRLEAGLPLYGHDLSPDTDPVSADLTFAISKRRRGEGGFPGAERILGLLADGAETRRVRLVLEGRLPAREGATIFSGDAEVGRVTSGGFAPTLGHPIAMGYVASAHANEGTALEIEVRGKRLPATVTAMPFVPHNYYRGDK